The genome window ATCGTGCATAATCAATACCAGAAATACCGTAAGCTACTGCTGGCTCTCGGTGTGGAAATCTATGAGTTCAAGCACCGTCCTGGACCGTCAGCGTTGCAATACCTCAATGAAGGGTCTAACAAAACACGCAAGGTGGGATTGCACTCAAAGGCGGTGGTGGTCGATTCCAGGTATTGCTACATCGGGACGCTGAATTTTGATGGTCGGGCAATCTTTGTAAACACCGAGGAGGGTGTGTGTGTTGACAGCCCACCCTTGGCACGCGTATTGCGGCAGACGATGGAGGAATTGATGCTTCCGGAAAACGCGTGGCGACTCACCGTCGACAAGCGGGGGAGGTTCCTCTGGGTATCGGGAAAGGAGACACGACGGAGCGAGCCCACCCTGAACGTTCTGCAAGCCACGCTGGAAACCATCCTGAGGCCGTTCCATGTGAGGATTCCCGCGTTTCCTGACCAACAGGTCTACCGGGCATGGCCCTAGCTGCCGTCGGGTGCCGAGTAGTTCGCGGTCCAGTAGTCACCTGAGCGCGCGATCCCTACACGGGTGTATCTTTTGTTCATCATGTTGGTTCTGTGACCCTTGCTGTCCCACCACATCTGAAAAACCGTCCGGGCGTCACGGGCCATGGCTAGATTCTCGGCGGAGTGCGATAGCGGGTATCCATGACGCGCCATTCGAGCCTGGAAATGACAGCCGTCCAAACCCTTGTGGGCGAAATACCGGTGTGTTGCCATCGAGTCCGAGTGATCTTTCGCCGCCAGAACGAGTCGGGGGTCGATGGTGAGCTGGGGACTACGTTTTTTCTCCGGGCTTCATTCATCAGGCGAAGCAGCTCCGAGGAGCCCTCATCGGCAAGCGACGGCTGCGGTGCCGGCACGGGTGCGGTCGGCACGGGTATAGCCGAGGATGAGCCACAGGCGCAGACCAGGGCAGCCACGAGGCCGGAGAGCGGATATCTAACACAGGGGTGCATCATCAGGCCTTGGCTTTTCTGACGGCGGCTATTTTTCTGATCAGGAAAACCAAACCGACAACCGCGACCAGTAGCAAGGGAATCCCGATCACTGGACGGTAGAAAATCCATGCGATGGCAATGGTGATCAGCGAAAGCGGGGCGGCGAGCAGGAAGGCGACAATACCTGTGCCCACGCCGACAATATCGCCGGCGATGGGTAATACGTCTGCAACCACCGAAAAGGGTTTGAACACCAGACTGAAGCCGATGAACATCACCACAAAACCGACAACCCGCAGAATCCAGGTGAGCATTTTATTGCTTTCCCGGGCACTGGTAAACATGGAGTCCGCTGTGTGGTTGCCGATCTGGAGCATGTTGATGCTAGTGCCGGCGTTCCCTTTGAACGGGCTAAAGCTGTTGCCGTTCTGCTGGGCGATCACACTGACATCGGTGGGCATGGCGATCGTGAATGATACCTTGACGTCACCGATGGCGGGAGACGCCGGGTTTTTCCCCAGGTAAAACTGGCCGCTGTTGAACCGGACTTCACGGCCATCGATCGGAGCGATGCCTTCCTGGGGTTGGCTCGCGGAGAAGGGCGTGAAATTCTCAATCTGGCGAACCAGTTCGTCGCTCAGGGTGTAGGCGCCGACGGTGATCGGCGTGGCTGACCACGACTGTGAGCTCAGCGAGGTCGACGGGTTGTTATGTCCGTCGGGTTTTTTAAACTGGCCTGAGTCGATCCTCCCTTCGGCCCAGACTTTATCGTAGGTGTAGGTGGTGGTCTTTTCCTCCTTGCCGCCGAGTTTTTTTGATGTGGAGCTCTTGGCGTTTTCCTTCCACTGGTACATTTCCACCTTCCGCCTGAGTTTCAGGGCCTCGGCGGTGACACCGAATTTTTCGTCGATGAGCGCCCCCTGTGTCGTTGCCTTGCCACTGATGTGGACCAGCTTGCCTTCGTTGCCCTTGTCAACGGTAGCCGCATTGACCGACAGGCACTCCTTGGCACCCTGGTCGAGGTCCTTGCGGGTTTTGACGGCCCTGCCCTCGTTCCAGAAAAGAACCGGAAAGGCGATGATGATCATGATGATACCCACGAGGATACCTTTGATGGAACTTCCAATCCGGCTAAACCAGCCGGTGGTGACTGTTTCGGTAAAACTATCAGACATACCTGATGCTAAACGATGACACCCATGCATAGCAACCTGAAAACTCCCGGTGGCTCGGTCAGGGTTTTCGGAAAATTGCCATGTGGCGGTCAACCGACTTCGAAGGGGCGTCGCTGAGTTTCCTGGAATACCGGTTTTTTTCTGTGCAGACCAGTTCGGCACCAAGACCCTGGATGGCATCCAGCGCGAGCCGATGCTCACGGTCAAAGTAGGAGGTGATCACTAACAGCCCGTCGTCATCGAGCCGATGCAGCGCCTCATCATAGATCCTGGTCCACGTGCTATCACCATTCCAGAAGTTCTGATGCCGCATGAAGGCGATATCGAAGCCGTCGGACAGCTGCGTGAGATCCGATAACCTCGCTGCATCCTGGACGAGAAAATCAGTGGTCGTCTTGTCCGGAAGCCTTTTCCAACGCTCGGTAGCCTCGCCGATTTCCCGTGCCCGGATGTCGACACCCGTCAGCTGGACCTGGTCCGCATTTTTGCCAAACACATCGGCGAGTACCCCGGTTTCGTCCGCCCTGCCACAGGCCAGATTGAGCAGCTGCATGACTTCTACCTGGGAGGATGGTTGTTTGAGCCCCGACTTGGCCAGCGTCTCGGAAAGAAACCGCCTGAGTCGGGCCAGATCCTGATGGGTATGCGGATTGGAGAAAGTGGCCATGGGGGGGAGGAACTTGATGAAAAGGCCACCTCTTGAAAACTGAAAAATAGCACAAAGATGGATCCTCCACTTGAAATAATCCGGCTCACGGCTCGTATTAGGGGGTAATGAAACAAAATATCAAACGATGCCTTGCCTCCTGTGTGGCAGCGGCTTTTACCATGGCCGCCCTGCAAGCAGAGGACAAGGCGGGTGCGCAGGGTGAGTGGATCCAGCTGTTCAATGGCAAGGACCTTACCGGCTGGACCCCCAAGTTCAAAGGGCACGACCTCGGGGTGAATTATAAAAACACCTTCATGGTCAAAGACGGCCTGCTGACGGTGAATTATGATAACTATGAAAAGTGGGATAAGAATTTTGGCCACCTGTTCTACAAGGATGAATTCTCCCACTACATCCTGCGCGCCGAGTACCGCTTTATCGGCGACCAGGTCAAGGGCGGCCCCGGCTGGGCGTTCCGCAACAACGGCCTGATGATCCATGGCCAGACGGCGGCCAGTATGGGCAAGGACCAGGATTTTCCCAATTCCATCGAGGTGCAGCTACTCGGCGGCCACCCTAACGGAAAAGGCGATCGTCCAACACTTAACCTCTGCACGCCTGGAACCCATGTCTATTTTGAAGGCAAACTCGATAAGCGCCATTGTATCAATTCAACCTCGCCAACCTTCCACGGCGACCAATGGGTGACGGTTGAAATCGAGGTCCAGGGCGGTGATGTGATTCGCCATAAAGTCGGTGGCAAGGTGGTGATGGAATACAAAATGCCCCAGCTCGACGACGGCACCGTGCTCGAAAAGGGCACGATCTCCATCCAGGCCGAAAGCCATCCAACCCAGTTCCGCAAGATTGAGGTGAAGGTTTTGAAGGAATAACCAGGCCCGTTTTACAGATTGCATGCCTTGGGCCTTGTGTTATAAGGATACGCTATGAAAATGAATGCAACTGTTATGTTAGGTGTCGTGGGCGCGCTCGCGTCATCGTCGTTTGCCGGTGACAAAGTGGATATTCCGTTGCCCGAGGAAAAACCGGCGTATGAATGGAGTAAGTTTGCCCTGGGCATCTCCTATGTGTACCAGCAACAGGACTACAGGCTAACAGGAGCCGATTTCACCTTGCCCGTCGGTGTGGTCCTGCCACCCATGTTTCCTCTCGATGAGAGGGCGGTGACCGATATTGAAAACACGGCAGACACGATGGTGCTTAAGTTTTCCTACACCCCTTATCCCTTTGTTACCTTCTTTGCCATTGGTGGCCGGGTCGATGGCACCGTGGATGTCAGTCTGGTGGCTCCCATCGGTGATGTCTCGGTCGACTATGATGGCTGGGTCTATGGTGGCGGGATGACCCTTTCCTACGCCTACAAACATTACTTCGCCTCCCTGACCGGGTCCTATACCTTCGCCTCGCTGGATGAGGCGGAAATCGATACCTTGGTCATTTTACCCAAGGTCGGTGTTTTTAACGAAAAAGGAGCCCTCTGGGTTGGTGCACAGTACCAGCGCACCGAACACACACAGGCAGGGAACATCAACCTCTCGTTAGGGGGACCGTCATTCCCG of Akkermansiaceae bacterium contains these proteins:
- a CDS encoding CAP domain-containing protein, which encodes MDPRLVLAAKDHSDSMATHRYFAHKGLDGCHFQARMARHGYPLSHSAENLAMARDARTVFQMWWDSKGHRTNMMNKRYTRVGIARSGDYWTANYSAPDGS
- a CDS encoding TMEM43 family protein encodes the protein MSDSFTETVTTGWFSRIGSSIKGILVGIIMIIIAFPVLFWNEGRAVKTRKDLDQGAKECLSVNAATVDKGNEGKLVHISGKATTQGALIDEKFGVTAEALKLRRKVEMYQWKENAKSSTSKKLGGKEEKTTTYTYDKVWAEGRIDSGQFKKPDGHNNPSTSLSSQSWSATPITVGAYTLSDELVRQIENFTPFSASQPQEGIAPIDGREVRFNSGQFYLGKNPASPAIGDVKVSFTIAMPTDVSVIAQQNGNSFSPFKGNAGTSINMLQIGNHTADSMFTSARESNKMLTWILRVVGFVVMFIGFSLVFKPFSVVADVLPIAGDIVGVGTGIVAFLLAAPLSLITIAIAWIFYRPVIGIPLLLVAVVGLVFLIRKIAAVRKAKA
- a CDS encoding DUF1080 domain-containing protein, which codes for MKQNIKRCLASCVAAAFTMAALQAEDKAGAQGEWIQLFNGKDLTGWTPKFKGHDLGVNYKNTFMVKDGLLTVNYDNYEKWDKNFGHLFYKDEFSHYILRAEYRFIGDQVKGGPGWAFRNNGLMIHGQTAASMGKDQDFPNSIEVQLLGGHPNGKGDRPTLNLCTPGTHVYFEGKLDKRHCINSTSPTFHGDQWVTVEIEVQGGDVIRHKVGGKVVMEYKMPQLDDGTVLEKGTISIQAESHPTQFRKIEVKVLKE
- a CDS encoding methyltransferase domain-containing protein; translation: MATFSNPHTHQDLARLRRFLSETLAKSGLKQPSSQVEVMQLLNLACGRADETGVLADVFGKNADQVQLTGVDIRAREIGEATERWKRLPDKTTTDFLVQDAARLSDLTQLSDGFDIAFMRHQNFWNGDSTWTRIYDEALHRLDDDGLLVITSYFDREHRLALDAIQGLGAELVCTEKNRYSRKLSDAPSKSVDRHMAIFRKP